In Crinalium epipsammum PCC 9333, the following are encoded in one genomic region:
- a CDS encoding MBL fold metallo-hydrolase — protein sequence MSFVGQKDLKITLLSALPEMKSGELWRVSAVVRENSLYITQAEPLEVTSSTKSPSTDSVQASSPAPVIETVKRIVQGNTNLEQPYSSRVVTETFEETTARLLAIAKLTVIAQTHQTQWVFSSPIQRGKLWEWEAVLSDSNAVKSRHNSPEALRARIQVNPYTEVAKVLWFDNHLNRVKNADLETTTDPDSPHKNRLIVTPLGAARSIGASCFRVLIGPYEIVLDAGTRPKGSNPLPAFEHLKNPNLILITHAHQDHIGALPVFHQRFPATPMICTAGTREIAHVMLTDCLKVQQSNEDFEQLFDEIDLDQTLFQLQTQPVGQDFEPLPGLKVRFIHAGHIVGAACVYIRYGDRSLLYTGDYNTTNSRTTDGLRLADLPQADILITESTYGADTHPSRKAQETELLQAVAEVVSHGGNVLIPAFALGRAQEIILAIRTSALFHKLKIPVYIDGLVRAVTDVFRDHIDFLPGSVQNFALQQEPFFDPDGKPPIIPIGHPRERPLAIAKPSVIIASSGMLSGGASVYYGQALLERDNAAIFISGYTDEESPGRFLQALQKGDEVEIEGKKLTVHATVRRFNLSAHADKVGLTQVIHRVNPKHLILIHGSMDALHELSHTGDLRDKYFIHIPAVGEEIEYGAVPEQVSNRQLSKIENTQEFEVTVEAEVEGAWLRIPESVLTDPRWENLSATGLLKAKWNGGRLTLSAVSALETAIASARASGEDCCAVCQFFNDKICQSSLSPLFSLQVDPRGKCMEFQRQPEFEQGLLSFDRDLEGHCDDLDEI from the coding sequence GTGTCATTTGTTGGTCAAAAAGACCTAAAAATTACCTTATTATCAGCACTCCCAGAAATGAAATCTGGTGAGTTGTGGCGAGTAAGTGCCGTTGTACGGGAAAACTCTCTATATATTACACAGGCAGAACCTTTAGAAGTAACTAGCTCTACAAAATCCCCTTCTACTGATTCTGTACAAGCATCCAGCCCAGCCCCAGTAATTGAAACAGTTAAACGCATTGTCCAAGGGAATACTAACTTAGAACAACCATACTCTTCTAGGGTAGTTACAGAAACATTTGAGGAAACAACAGCACGACTTTTAGCAATTGCTAAACTTACTGTAATCGCTCAAACACATCAAACTCAATGGGTTTTTTCCTCCCCTATACAGCGAGGCAAACTGTGGGAATGGGAAGCAGTTTTATCTGATTCAAATGCCGTAAAATCGCGCCACAACTCCCCAGAAGCATTGAGAGCCAGAATTCAAGTAAATCCTTACACGGAAGTTGCTAAGGTACTATGGTTTGATAATCACCTTAATCGTGTAAAAAATGCTGATTTAGAAACTACAACTGATCCAGACTCCCCACACAAAAATCGCCTAATTGTCACACCATTAGGTGCTGCTAGAAGTATCGGCGCTTCCTGCTTTCGAGTACTAATTGGCCCTTATGAAATAGTCCTTGATGCTGGTACTAGACCCAAAGGCAGTAACCCCTTACCAGCATTTGAACATTTAAAAAATCCTAACCTCATCTTAATTACCCACGCTCATCAAGATCACATTGGGGCATTGCCTGTATTCCATCAACGTTTCCCTGCTACCCCCATGATTTGTACTGCGGGAACTAGGGAAATTGCTCATGTGATGCTCACTGATTGTTTAAAAGTACAACAATCCAATGAGGATTTTGAGCAATTATTTGATGAAATTGACCTAGACCAAACATTATTCCAACTGCAAACTCAACCAGTCGGTCAAGATTTTGAACCGCTACCTGGATTAAAAGTGCGGTTTATCCATGCAGGGCATATAGTTGGTGCAGCTTGTGTTTATATCAGATATGGGGATCGCAGTTTATTGTATACAGGCGACTACAACACTACTAACAGCAGAACTACAGACGGATTAAGACTTGCTGATTTGCCCCAAGCCGATATATTAATTACTGAATCTACTTATGGTGCAGATACTCACCCATCTAGAAAAGCTCAAGAAACCGAATTATTACAAGCTGTTGCAGAGGTTGTATCTCATGGTGGTAACGTTCTAATCCCAGCTTTCGCTTTGGGACGCGCCCAGGAAATCATTTTAGCAATTCGCACCAGTGCTTTATTCCATAAGCTGAAAATTCCTGTCTATATAGATGGTTTGGTTAGGGCGGTTACGGATGTATTTCGAGACCATATAGATTTCCTACCTGGAAGTGTACAAAACTTTGCTCTTCAACAAGAACCGTTTTTTGACCCAGATGGGAAACCGCCGATTATACCAATCGGTCATCCTAGAGAGCGTCCATTAGCGATAGCTAAACCTTCTGTAATTATTGCTAGTTCGGGAATGCTTAGTGGTGGAGCTAGTGTTTACTATGGTCAGGCATTGTTAGAAAGAGATAATGCGGCGATATTTATCTCTGGTTATACCGATGAGGAGAGTCCAGGTCGTTTTCTGCAAGCATTACAGAAAGGAGATGAGGTTGAAATAGAAGGTAAAAAGTTGACAGTCCACGCTACTGTCAGGCGGTTTAATCTTTCAGCCCATGCTGATAAGGTGGGTTTGACGCAAGTTATTCATCGAGTTAATCCCAAACATCTAATTTTAATACATGGCTCAATGGATGCGTTGCATGAACTTTCCCACACGGGAGATTTGAGGGATAAATATTTCATTCACATTCCCGCAGTTGGTGAAGAAATTGAGTATGGTGCTGTACCAGAGCAAGTAAGTAATCGTCAGTTAAGTAAGATCGAAAATACTCAGGAGTTTGAGGTGACGGTTGAAGCGGAAGTTGAAGGTGCATGGCTACGCATTCCTGAGTCGGTATTAACTGATCCTCGCTGGGAAAATTTGAGTGCGACGGGTTTGTTAAAAGCTAAGTGGAATGGTGGACGATTGACTTTGAGTGCAGTTTCAGCCCTAGAAACAGCTATAGCATCCGCAAGGGCTAGTGGTGAAGATTGCTGTGCTGTCTGCCAATTTTTTAATGATAAAATCTGTCAGTCGTCTCTTAGTCCGTTATTTTCTCTTCAAGTAGATCCTCGTGGTAAGTGTATGGAATTTCAACGCCAGCCTGAATTTGAACAAGGTTTGCTTTCATTTGATCGGGATTTAGAGGGGCATTGCGATGACTTAGATGAAATTTAA
- a CDS encoding tyrosine-type recombinase/integrase — translation MKVQRVRIPNSDRITWTVLDDNYFPIRPIEQFISYLESIERSPNTVRSYVHHLKLYWEYLADTSRDWTQVGLSELADFVAWLRNPQPGTTSMQEQESKRTEATVNAVITSVCMLYDFQERLGVVENIPLYRTTMQPGRRYKSFLHHINKSKPVRTKLIKLKEPKRIPKTLATEQVKQLIDVCERIRDKFLIALLYESGIRIGQALGLRHEDIRSWDNLICIVPRENNANGARAKTRNTNNIHVSQELMGLYTEYLLKEFDDIDSDYVFVNLWDGVIGRPMKYGAVADLFERLSKKTGIHARPHMLRHTHATELIRSGWDAAHVQKRLGHAQVQTVLNTYTHLTNEDMKTAYQDYLNKRDK, via the coding sequence GTGAAAGTTCAACGGGTTCGCATCCCTAACAGCGACAGAATAACCTGGACAGTGCTGGACGATAATTACTTCCCTATCCGTCCGATTGAACAGTTTATTAGCTACTTAGAAAGCATTGAGCGAAGTCCTAATACAGTTAGGTCTTACGTCCACCATCTCAAGCTGTATTGGGAATACCTTGCAGATACAAGCAGAGATTGGACGCAGGTAGGGCTATCAGAACTGGCTGATTTTGTCGCATGGCTAAGAAATCCTCAACCTGGAACTACTTCCATGCAAGAGCAAGAATCAAAACGTACTGAGGCGACTGTAAATGCTGTAATTACCTCAGTCTGTATGCTCTACGATTTTCAAGAACGTCTGGGCGTTGTAGAAAATATTCCACTCTACAGAACGACTATGCAGCCAGGAAGACGTTACAAAAGCTTTTTGCACCATATCAACAAAAGCAAGCCAGTTAGAACAAAGCTAATTAAGCTCAAAGAACCGAAACGGATTCCGAAAACTTTAGCGACTGAGCAAGTCAAGCAATTAATTGATGTCTGCGAAAGGATCAGGGATAAATTTTTAATTGCGCTGCTCTACGAAAGTGGAATACGCATCGGGCAAGCTCTGGGATTAAGACATGAAGATATTCGCTCTTGGGATAATCTAATTTGCATAGTTCCTAGAGAAAATAATGCTAATGGAGCTAGGGCAAAAACTAGAAATACCAATAACATCCATGTTTCTCAGGAATTAATGGGTTTATATACTGAGTATTTACTCAAAGAATTTGATGACATTGACAGTGATTATGTCTTTGTAAACTTATGGGATGGAGTTATAGGAAGACCCATGAAATATGGGGCAGTAGCAGATTTATTTGAAAGGTTAAGCAAGAAAACTGGTATTCACGCACGTCCTCATATGCTGCGACATACCCATGCAACAGAACTAATTCGTAGTGGATGGGATGCGGCTCATGTACAAAAAAGGTTGGGACACGCACAAGTGCAAACAGTCCTTAATACCTACACTCATCTTACTAATGAAGACATGAAAACAGCTTATCAAGATTACTTAAACAAGAGAGATAAATAG
- a CDS encoding tyrosine-type recombinase/integrase, giving the protein MKVNAASLKLSKSKQKELESLLVGYWAQDTWKFGECSVQDGYKDYSYDRAIKFTCSSSTLNSELKYGCWQKLERGDWKTKTLWGKVGNIRDICNWINQSSMNIGSFLERDLATLEISFRSYLVEIGNFRFYKGINLDKEQKIREYVNDGDQIHTLRQVYKVIQEFSDDRDEYDRDIWDIRKLGYSSNPSQPIHKLNFSKIVQPWIKSAAKKFIKYSLSTHSVGEAQTRLSKVGNFSIFLAYYYPDLEPSEINRELILKYLSQLSKTGLSSVNIRRHIGCLNTFLELCAREGWADVPDQRLIYNEDYPRLSQNKPRFIPENVLSQLNEHLDKLPPHIMRMVMIIQECGMRISELCCLQFNCLSQDVHGDWFLLYYQFKMKKEHIIPISKEIVAVIQEQQEYVRQERGQDCKYLFFSPRANRGDKPIKQAQFTNALNQVAYEQQIRDSSGNLWRFQAHQFRHTVGTRMINMGVPQHIIQRYLGHESPEMTNHYAHIHDQTLKEEFAKFKNKIVDIAGKVVEQENSISQNPEVQWIKKNILAQSLPNGSCALPVVAGQCPHANACLSCTHFRTTSEFLDEHKKQLKQTNKIIETAKANSWQRQVEMNEKVKQSLENIINSLEGDSNETPT; this is encoded by the coding sequence ATGAAAGTAAATGCTGCCTCATTAAAATTATCTAAGTCTAAACAAAAAGAGCTAGAAAGTTTATTGGTTGGTTATTGGGCGCAAGATACCTGGAAATTTGGTGAATGTTCTGTCCAAGACGGATACAAAGATTACTCTTATGATAGAGCAATTAAATTCACCTGCTCCTCCTCCACTTTGAACAGTGAATTAAAATATGGTTGCTGGCAAAAATTAGAACGAGGTGATTGGAAAACTAAGACACTATGGGGGAAAGTAGGAAATATTAGAGATATTTGCAACTGGATAAACCAATCATCAATGAACATTGGATCTTTTTTAGAAAGAGATTTAGCTACTCTAGAAATTTCTTTTCGTTCATATTTAGTTGAAATTGGCAACTTTAGATTTTACAAAGGTATTAATTTAGATAAGGAGCAAAAAATTCGTGAATATGTAAACGATGGTGATCAAATACACACTTTACGCCAAGTGTACAAAGTAATTCAAGAATTTTCTGATGACAGAGATGAGTATGATAGGGATATTTGGGATATAAGAAAATTAGGTTATTCATCTAATCCTTCTCAACCAATTCACAAATTAAATTTTTCTAAAATCGTTCAACCTTGGATAAAATCAGCGGCGAAAAAATTTATTAAGTATAGCTTATCAACCCACTCAGTTGGCGAAGCTCAAACTAGATTATCGAAAGTGGGCAATTTTTCGATTTTTTTAGCATATTATTATCCAGATTTAGAACCATCAGAAATCAATCGAGAATTAATTCTTAAATATCTAAGTCAACTATCGAAAACGGGTTTATCAAGTGTGAATATACGTAGGCATATAGGTTGCTTGAACACATTTTTAGAACTATGCGCTAGAGAAGGTTGGGCAGATGTGCCAGATCAAAGGCTTATCTACAATGAAGATTATCCACGTTTAAGCCAAAACAAACCTCGCTTTATACCAGAAAATGTATTAAGTCAACTTAATGAACATTTGGATAAATTACCGCCTCATATTATGCGGATGGTAATGATTATTCAGGAATGTGGAATGCGAATTAGTGAGCTTTGTTGCTTACAATTTAACTGTCTTAGCCAAGATGTTCACGGTGATTGGTTTTTACTCTATTATCAATTCAAAATGAAAAAGGAACATATTATTCCAATTTCAAAAGAAATAGTAGCTGTTATTCAAGAGCAACAGGAATACGTCAGGCAAGAGAGAGGTCAGGATTGTAAATATTTATTTTTTTCTCCCAGAGCGAATCGTGGAGATAAACCTATTAAACAAGCTCAGTTCACTAATGCACTTAATCAAGTAGCTTACGAACAACAAATTAGGGATAGTTCTGGAAACTTGTGGCGTTTTCAAGCACATCAATTTCGTCACACAGTCGGTACACGCATGATTAATATGGGCGTTCCACAGCACATCATTCAGCGTTATTTAGGTCATGAATCTCCAGAAATGACTAATCATTACGCTCACATTCACGACCAAACCCTTAAAGAGGAGTTCGCCAAATTCAAAAACAAGATTGTTGATATTGCAGGAAAAGTAGTTGAACAAGAAAACTCCATAAGCCAAAATCCTGAAGTGCAATGGATTAAGAAAAATATTTTGGCTCAATCACTACCTAATGGTTCATGCGCCTTACCTGTCGTAGCTGGTCAATGTCCACACGCCAATGCTTGCCTTAGCTGTACTCATTTCCGCACTACCTCCGAGTTTCTAGATGAACATAAGAAACAGTTAAAGCAGACTAACAAAATTATTGAGACAGCTAAAGCTAATAGCTGGCAGCGTCAAGTCGAGATGAACGAGAAGGTTAAACAAAGTTTAGAAAATATTATTAACTCATTAGAAGGGGACTCTAATGAAACACCAACGTAA
- a CDS encoding DUF6262 family protein, whose product MKHQRNIEGLRQNAQKKKQDAIERTEKGIQQLIKEGRSINFKTVAEVADVSTAWLYKEPEIKARIEHLRDQGTRKKKSVPTHQKVSDASNNSKYQALKQRIQKVEAENRGLRDHLEAIHGRQRSLVDENEGLRREIERLTKLLAESRAETESLRQGSSLPSQSNEQASELDEDKPKHLANKVTPLKSCPTHEVAPEKAQNKLDLINLVKQQFDALGVQLNSTLIKTIKSASEETIINAVKAFEEALLTENIKKPGAWLKRAIEEGWKPNESLLASCVQGEVQTKDEFSQWFELAKAQGRVKAKQQTETEFSVQDNAGEWASWESYLESGWTLEYLKRRAKQR is encoded by the coding sequence ATGAAACACCAACGTAATATTGAAGGGTTGCGCCAAAATGCTCAGAAGAAAAAACAAGATGCAATTGAGCGTACAGAAAAAGGAATTCAACAGTTAATTAAAGAAGGTCGTTCTATTAATTTCAAAACTGTTGCTGAAGTTGCAGATGTTTCTACTGCTTGGCTTTACAAAGAGCCTGAAATTAAAGCACGTATTGAGCATCTTAGAGATCAGGGAACTAGAAAAAAGAAATCAGTTCCTACTCATCAAAAAGTTTCTGATGCCTCTAACAACTCCAAATACCAGGCTTTAAAGCAACGGATACAGAAGGTAGAAGCGGAGAATCGGGGATTACGAGATCACCTAGAAGCAATTCATGGAAGACAACGTTCTTTAGTAGATGAAAATGAAGGGTTACGCCGAGAAATTGAGCGTTTAACAAAACTACTGGCTGAGTCTAGGGCAGAAACTGAGAGTCTGAGGCAAGGTTCCAGTTTGCCATCTCAATCCAATGAGCAAGCATCTGAGTTAGATGAGGACAAGCCTAAACATCTTGCGAATAAAGTTACGCCGCTTAAATCATGTCCAACTCATGAGGTAGCCCCAGAAAAAGCTCAGAATAAATTAGATCTGATTAATCTGGTTAAGCAACAGTTTGATGCTCTGGGAGTTCAACTGAATTCAACATTAATTAAAACTATTAAATCAGCTTCAGAGGAAACAATCATTAATGCCGTAAAAGCATTTGAAGAAGCTCTATTAACTGAAAATATCAAGAAGCCTGGGGCATGGCTTAAACGAGCAATCGAGGAAGGTTGGAAGCCTAATGAATCGCTTTTAGCCTCATGTGTCCAGGGTGAAGTGCAAACAAAAGATGAATTTTCTCAATGGTTTGAATTGGCTAAAGCACAGGGAAGGGTTAAAGCTAAACAGCAAACAGAAACAGAATTCTCTGTTCAAGACAATGCAGGGGAGTGGGCATCCTGGGAGTCTTATTTGGAGAGTGGTTGGACGCTGGAGTATTTGAAGAGAAGAGCAAAGCAGAGATAG
- a CDS encoding leucine-rich repeat domain-containing protein — translation MMSQEELQSLVQITNRDKDFFLVLSDYTMTGKEVEILIESCDDIDCFLTELDMYRIELDYLPCNINRLASLSSLNINRNELICLPDSIGDLINLNELYVEINRLEFLPESIGKLINLRKLYLDENNIKLLPSSIGNLTNLEELSLVANEITDLPESIGNAFNLKRLDLALNKLTNLPDDITKLTSLVELDLYSNQLISLPDNIGNLTQLKRLDLGSNNLTGFPDSFFNLTNLTFLGIKGNNLLNISEITNKFNRPIEIEY, via the coding sequence ATGATGAGTCAAGAGGAGTTGCAAAGCTTAGTACAAATAACGAATAGAGATAAAGATTTTTTTCTAGTATTATCTGACTATACAATGACAGGTAAAGAAGTAGAAATCTTAATTGAATCTTGTGATGATATAGATTGTTTTCTAACTGAACTAGATATGTACAGAATTGAACTCGACTACTTGCCCTGCAATATTAACAGGTTAGCTAGTTTGAGTTCCCTTAATATCAATCGAAATGAATTAATTTGCTTGCCAGATAGTATCGGAGATCTGATTAATTTAAATGAACTATATGTGGAAATAAATCGGTTAGAGTTCTTGCCAGAAAGTATTGGGAAGCTGATCAATTTACGAAAACTATATCTAGACGAAAATAATATAAAATTATTACCAAGTAGTATAGGAAATCTTACTAATTTAGAGGAATTAAGTTTAGTCGCAAATGAAATAACCGATTTGCCAGAGAGTATTGGCAACGCCTTCAACTTAAAACGTCTGGATTTGGCGTTGAACAAGTTAACTAATTTACCAGATGATATAACAAAATTAACTTCGCTGGTAGAGTTAGATTTGTATAGTAATCAATTAATAAGTTTACCAGATAATATTGGTAATTTAACCCAATTAAAGCGTCTAGATTTAGGGTCGAATAATTTAACTGGATTTCCAGACAGTTTTTTTAACCTTACCAACTTAACTTTTTTAGGCATTAAGGGAAATAATTTATTGAATATTTCCGAGATCACAAATAAATTTAATAGACCGATCGAAATAGAGTATTAG
- a CDS encoding toxin-antitoxin system YwqK family antitoxin encodes MLIRIHDDKVDANAMCQYIYEGKPFQGITYKVALDGKIVDEAAYFYGLKWVLFRGWYPNGQLEYDRPMRNGGDEGLGKIWYPNGVLQKEFFSEFGVRIWTKEWDESGKLIKDWILPEDGSHPSYRYLQSVRSDYVDYEKPPELVEFEQDVAAYIVTHPSNLIYYEKDFLQEQNDLIIQL; translated from the coding sequence ATGTTAATTAGAATTCATGACGATAAAGTTGATGCTAATGCTATGTGTCAATACATATATGAAGGAAAACCATTTCAGGGGATTACCTATAAAGTTGCTCTTGATGGAAAAATTGTTGATGAAGCTGCCTATTTTTACGGATTAAAGTGGGTATTATTCAGAGGATGGTATCCTAATGGTCAGCTAGAATACGATCGACCTATGCGAAATGGCGGAGATGAAGGATTAGGGAAAATATGGTATCCAAATGGAGTATTGCAAAAAGAATTTTTTTCAGAATTTGGAGTAAGAATATGGACAAAAGAGTGGGATGAATCTGGTAAACTGATTAAAGATTGGATTTTGCCTGAAGATGGATCTCATCCTAGTTATCGTTATTTACAAAGTGTTAGATCTGATTATGTTGACTATGAGAAACCACCTGAATTAGTCGAATTCGAGCAGGATGTCGCTGCATATATTGTTACTCATCCTTCAAACCTGATCTATTATGAGAAAGATTTCTTACAAGAGCAAAACGATCTAATTATTCAGTTGTAG
- a CDS encoding ATP-binding cassette domain-containing protein produces the protein MVNQLQNNQKIHREIEEYLTEGRKVNLVGKSGAGKTTLLRKILDLNI, from the coding sequence ATGGTTAATCAATTACAAAATAATCAAAAGATACATAGAGAAATAGAAGAATATTTGACTGAGGGGAGGAAAGTTAATTTAGTTGGGAAGTCTGGGGCTGGTAAGACTACTTTACTGCGTAAAATTCTAGATCTGAATATATAA